In Exiguobacterium acetylicum, the genomic stretch TGAATTTGTACGAGACGGTTCGGACGCGACGCTGCAAAAATCAGCACGCGAATGGCATAGTCCGTAGAGCGAGTCATCTTCATTCATTTCACCTTCTTTTCTGATCCTTCATATTAAAGATTAAGAACTCATTCTTCTCAAGAGTCTTCAAATGAGCCCCTATCCAATTCGGGCGTGCATCTGCACATATATATCGATTATCTTAAAGGATAGGAAGGACTGAAATCTATAATTTTTTTCAGAAATAGGTAGAATGATATTTTAATTATCCTAATCTGTATGCTAAACGAGAAAAAATCCATGTACTTAATAAAACCGCGACCAAATTCGTCGCGGTTTTTCATCTTTAGTCGTGAAATCGAGCTCGCGTCTCTGGAGACGGCAGCGCGCACTGCTGCTTTTGTCCAAACCAGCGATGACGATTGTTCGCAATGAAATCATAGACGCGATCCCGAAGTGAACGTGGAACAATCTGAAGCACACTCAACAGACGCCATCCACCTCGTAAATGACGGGCAATCCGTAATGCAGCATCGGATTTAATATAGGGTACACCTCTGTCAATCACGACGACACTATCAATTGTTTCTGGGAGATGATGACGCCGGACTAACTCTTGCCCCGTCTCCCCTTGCAACGAAGCAAAATCATGATATCCTTTGTCTCGTTTCAAAATGAACTGGACACTCGCGTCACAGAGATTACATTCTCCGTCGAATAAGACGATTGCTTTCATGATCGATTCATCCTTCCCCACCTGTTTAACGAATAATTTCGTACACTTTTCTTTACCACATTTCAAGTCAAAACATGCATTTAATCAGTATGTTAAATCATGATAACGCTTCCGTTCATTGTCTTTCTTACGCTATACTGTTTTTGTAAACATTTGGAACCATTCATTTATTTGAATGTATCTATGTAAAGGAGCGTACATATGACGAAACGACCGATTGCCATCGTGACCGGTGCCAGTCAGACACGCGACATCGGAGCTGCGATTTGCCGCCAGCTTGCCTCGTCTGGACATGACCTGGTCTTTACTTATTTTAAAGCAACAGCGGATTGGGCGGCTAGTTTTACGACCGAACTTGAAAATCAAGGTGCCCGCGTCCTTGCGATCGAACTTGATTTAGGTCAAGCAAATGCCGCTGATGATTTATTCGATCAGGTAGAAGACTTTGGAACACCAAGTATCCTGATCAATAACGCTGCCCATTCGACGATGACGGATTGGCGAACACTTGATGCAGCAAGTCTTG encodes the following:
- a CDS encoding thiol-disulfide oxidoreductase DCC family protein encodes the protein MKAIVLFDGECNLCDASVQFILKRDKGYHDFASLQGETGQELVRRHHLPETIDSVVVIDRGVPYIKSDAALRIARHLRGGWRLLSVLQIVPRSLRDRVYDFIANNRHRWFGQKQQCALPSPETRARFHD